The genomic interval TAGTACTAATCATTATCGTACAGCCATTGTCATCTGTGATCGTAACGCTATAAGTCCCAGCAACAAGACCGACAAGGTCTTCATCTGTGCTTGTAAATCCTGAAGGGCCGCTCCACGCATAGCTATAGCTTGCTGTGCCACCACTTACTGTTAAATCTATTGAGCCTGTGCTTTCTCCTTTACAGAGAACAGCCGTCGGGTTAGCAATGGCACTTAACGCTACCGATGGTTCATCTATTTCTACAGTACTAATCGTTATCGTACAGCCATTGTCATCTGTAATCGTAACGCTATAAGTCCCAGCAACAAGACCGACAAGGTCTTCATCTGTGCTTGTAAATCCTGAAGGGCCACTCCACGCATAACTATAGCTTGGCACTCCACCACTTACTGTTAAATCTATTGAGCCTGTGCTTTCTCCTTTACAGAGAACGGCCGTCGGGTTAGCAATAGCACTTAACGCTACCGATGGCTCATCTATTTCTATAGTACTAATCATTATCGTACAGCCATTGTCATCTGTGATCGTAACGCTATAAGTCCCAGCAACAAGACCGACAAGGTCTTCATCTGTGCTTGTAAATCCTGAAGGGCCGCTCCACGCATAGCTATAGCTTGCTGTGCCACCACTTACTGTTAAATCTATTGAGCCTGTGCTTTCTCCTTTACAGAGAACAGCCGTCGGGTTAGCAATGGCACTTAACGCTACCGATGGTTCATCTATTTCTACAGTACTAATCGTTATCGTACAGCCATTGTCATCTGTAATCGTAACGCTATAAGTCCCAGCAACAAGACCGACAAGGTCTTCATCTGTGCTTGTAAATCCTGAAGGGCCACTCCACGCATAACTATAGCTTGGCACTCCACCACTTACTGTTAAATCTATTGAGCCTGTGCTTTCTCCTTTACAGAGAACGGCCGTCGGGTTAGCAATGGCACTTAACGCTACCGATGGCTCATCTATTTCTACAGTATTAATCGTTATCGAACAGCCATTGTCATCTGTGATCGTAACGCTATAAGTCCCAGCAACAAGACTGATAAGGTCTTCATCTGTACTTGTAAATCCTGAAGGGCCACTCCACGAATAACTATAGCTTGGCATTCCGCCACTTACTGTTAAATCTATTGAGCCTGTGCTTTCTCCTTTACAGAGAACAGCCGTCGGGTTAGCAATGGCACTTAACGCTACCGATGGCTCATCTATTTCTACAGTATTAATCGTTATCGAACAGCCATTGTCATCTGTGATCGTAACGCTATAAGTCCCAGCAACAAGACCGACAAGGTCTTCATCTGTACTTGTAAATCCTGAAGGGCCACTCCACGAATAACTATAGCTTGGCATTCCGCCACTTACTGTTAAATCTATTGAGCCTGTGCTTTCTCCTTTACAGAGAACAGCCGTCGGGTTAGCAATGGCACTTAACGCTACCGATGGCTCATCTATTTCTACAGTATTAATCGTTATCGAACAGCCATTGTCATCTGTGATCGTAACGCTATAAGTCCCAGCAACAAGACCGACAAGGTCTTCATCTGTGCTTGTAAATCCTGAAGGGCCGCTCCACGCATAGCTATAGCTTGGCATTCCGCCACTTACTGTTAAATCTATTGAGCCTGTGCTTTCTCCTTTACAGAGAATAGCCGTCGGGTTAGCGTTAGCACTTAGCGCTACCGATGGCTCATCTATTTCTATAGTATTAATCGTTATCGTACAGCCATTGTCATCTGTGATCGTAACGCTATAAGTCCCAGCAACAAGACCGACAAGGTCTTCATCTGTGCTTGTAAATCCTGAAGGGCCGCTCCACGCATAGCTATAGCTTGGCATTCCGCCACTTACTGTTAAATCTATTGAGCCTGTGCTTTCTCCTTTACAGAGAATAGCCGTCGGGTTAGCGTTAGCACTTAGCGCTACCGATGGTTCTTGTACCGTAAACCTTTTCTTCTCTATACATCCTTTAGAGTCCGTAACAGTGATTTCATAAGTTACTGCATCTAAATTTGCGAGATCTTCATCAGTACTAGTAAATCCTGACGGTCCAATCCATTCATACGTGTAGGGGCCTACACCACCACTCACTGTTATATCTATACTTCCAGAGTTTGCTCCTGTACACACTCCATCTGATACAACTCCTGATATCTCTAAGTTATCTAAAACAGTAACCGAAGTTTCTGTACTAAAACAATTAGTAAATTTATTTCTAACAGAAACCTTGTATTCGCCAGAAGGGACTGAAATAAATAAAGGACTAGATTGATAGCTTCTATCTACAAAAGGATCTTCACCATCTAGAGCATATTCATATTCATTTCCTAGAGGTGAGTTTACCTGAATTGAGTATACAGTTCCCTCTTGGCAGATAGGCTCTGCGATAGGTGCTTCTGGAAGATCTACAAAATTAAGAGTGATCGTAGCACTATCAGAAATATGACTATTAGGAGCAGGAAGGTTTACCTCGTAGTCAAAACTAACTGCACCTGCGTACCCTACAGGTGGGGAATATGTATAAGAACCACTACTATTGAAATTTAAACTACCATTACCATTTGTACTTGGTGGGTCAAAAGAAAGCGAGTTTGGAATTAATGCATAGCTAGAATTCTCCGGAGCGGTATTTGAAAGATCAATATTACCCTCATACGGAGTGTTCAAACATCCGGTTTCCATACCATCTACAGCATACTGCTGTAATATAAAAAATTTACCGTCACCTGGATCTCTAGTAGCTGCAACAAAGTCGATTCTTGTAATTTTAGACCCTGTAGGTGCTATACTATTTAGATTAAAAAGAGCAATAGCAATATTTTGTCCATTCTCATTAGACCGACCAGATACCCAATAATCTGTACCGTTATTTATAGGGGCTCTTTGCAATGTATCCCTATATCTATAATTATTTTGTGTTCTCACAAAAGTCTCTCCCAACTTTGTCACAGGGCCTCCTCCTATTGGTATTCCGTACATTTCAATATAATAACAATTATTACCTCCTCTTTCTGTTACAGCCAATATTCCTCCTGTATTTGATGGCAACGCGGGATTAAAATCAAGGGATTGTTTTTGAGCTATTGCTGTAGGTGAAGCTGCTGCAGAAAATTGTCCACATACTGCCTCACCATTTCTAACTGAAGTAAAGTAATGGTTCAGATTTTTATCCTGAAAAGCTCTTAATGCAAAACTATTCCATTGTGTGGATGCTGGAGATCCAGCTACACCACCACTTTGACCAATGCGTAAGTTTCCATTTTCTAAAATACCATTATCGTTATGTCCTTGAGGCCCTAATCTTGTAAGCTCATAATCCGAAGGCGTTGCAAAGGTGTTGTACACCTCTCCATTTATTATAATTGAACTTATGGTTGCTGGTCTATTATTTTCTCCATTACTTACATCATTATTACCATTTGTGTCTTGTACATCAGACCACTGAAAAGTAACTCCAGAACGAATAGATGGAGATTGAGAAGGCGTTGTTTGACCACTAAGACAGAAAGTAAATAGTAGCAATAATGTCGATAAAAAACTTCTTTTAAAAGGTATTGAAGAAGAAGACTGTAAAAATAGTATCATATATTATTGATGTAACCGAAATTAGTTATAACAATGAACACAACAGGGCATATAACGCCTGTGTACACAGAATTACTGATGATTTTGATTCTTAAAACTTATTAGGAAATACTGCTATAATGAAGCGATTGTCGTTGCAGTATCAAAATTTGTAGTTGAGTAATTACCCCCATAATATACACGTCTAAAATTAATAAAATGAACTACTTTAAGGTTGTAGTTCTTGAACTATGTTTACTAAGTTGGGAGTGACAAATATAGTTTTACATCCTTATGAGCTTTTAAATTATTCCAACTTTTAGACATTATACATTATAATACCGACCAACTACACAAATCGCTTCTGACATCATTACATATTCATTATCAATGTCTTAAAAAAATTAGTTTACAAGAGAATGCTTTCGCGAAAGCGTATTTAACAAATCAGATTGACCCTTATATCTGAGATAATAGCATTAGGTCTCTGCAATTCTAATCAGCTAGAATTGCTTAATTCTTTCTAGTATCTTTGCAGCCCAAAGACCAATGAATTACTATGAACGTTAAAAAGGAAATCGCACGCCGTCGAACTTTTGGAATTGTTTCTCACCCTGATGCAGGTAAGACAACACTTACAGAAAAGCTACTGCTTTTTGGTGGAGCTATACAAGAGGCAGGTGCTGTTAAATCTAACAAGATTAAGAAAGGGGCGACTAGTGACTTTATGGAAATTGAGCGTCAGAGAGGAATTTCTGTTGCGACTTCTGTTCTAGCGTTTGAATATAATGGCATAAAAATTAATATTCTTGATACTCCTGGTCACAAAGATTTTGCCGAAGATACCTTTAGAACACTAACAGCGGTTGATAGTGTAATTGTAGTGATTGACGTTGCAAAAGGTGTTGAGGAACAAACAGAAAAATTAGTAGAAGTATGTCGCATGCGAAACATACCGATGATTGTCTTTGTAAATAAGCTTGACCGTGAGGGTAAAGATGCTTTTGAATTGCTTGATGAGATTGAAGAAAAATTACACCTTAAAGTAACGCCGCTTAGTTTCCCTATCGGTATGGGTTATGATTTCAAGGGAATTTACAATATTTGGGAAAAGAATGTAAATATTTTTAGTGGTGATAGCCGTAAAAATATAGAAGAAACCGTAGAGATTTCTGATCTATCAGATTCCGTTCTTGATGAACTTGTAGGTGATAAAGCAGCTGATACTCTGAGAGAAGAAGTAGAACTTGTGCAAGGTGTCTACCCAGCTTTTGATAATCAAGCTTATCTCGATGGTAAGCTACAGCCTGTGTTTTTTGGTTCTGCTCTTAATAATTTTGGGGTTCGTGAATTGTTAGATTGCTTCGTAAAGATTGCTCCAACACCAAGACCTAAAAAGAGTGAGGAGCGCCTTGTTCATCCAGATGAAAAGGACTTCTCAGGTTTTGTTTTTAAGATCCACGCAAATATGGATCCTAAGCATAGAGACCGTCTTGCGTTTATTAAAATTGTATCAGGAGTTTTTGAGCGTAACAAGCCGTACCTGCATGTACGTAACAAGAAGAATTTAAAATTCTCAAGCCCTAATGCATTCTTTGCAGAGCGTAAAGAAATTGTAGATATCTCATATCCAGGAGATATTGTGGGATTACATGATACAGGAAACTTCAAAATAGGAGATACACTCACTTCTGGCGAAGAATTACATTACAAAGGGATACCAGCATTCTCTCCAGAGCATTTTAGATATATTAATAACGCAGACCCTATGAAGTCTAAGCAGCTGGCAAAAGGTATTGATCAGCTTATGGATGAAGGGGTAGCTCAATTATTTACACTAGAACTTAATGGTCGTAAAGTGATAGGTACTGTGGGAGCATTACAATATGAAGTCATACAATATAGACTAGAACATGAATATGGTGCAAAATGTACTTACGAACCATTATCTGTAACAAAAGCATGTTGGGTAGAGCCTGAAGACCCTAAGAGCGAAGAATTTAAAGAGTTCTTAAGGGTTAAACAACGCTTTATGGCAAAGGATAAACGTGGTCAACTCGTATTTCTAGCAGATTCACCTTTTACATTGCAGATGACACAACAAAAGTACCCGTCTATCAAGATGCATTTTGTGAGTGAGTTTAAAGATTAATTCGCTGCGAGATTATTCATAAAAAAAGCGCCTCTCTGGCGCTTTCTTATTTGGCTAATTCAATTATTTGTGAAACAATCGAATTTTTCTGGTCCCTACGCCCAGTCTGTACCTTTGCTTAAATCATACACAACCTTTCCTTTTATGATTAATCAGGTAATTAGATACAAAAAGCATTCCGCTGTGATTGTTTTAATGTCTGATTTTTAATTCATTACAAAAAATATGTGCGTTATTGCTCATTAGTTTTTGAGAATAATGTTTTAGATTGAAATTGATGATCAACGTTTTCAACTAATTAGAAATAAGATAATTACCAATACCACAAGAAAGACAATGATTGGGATCACAGTATTGTGTTTTTAATTCAATAAGCGACTGACTGTCTTGAGCGTGATCTGCTTTATTACCAAGCGTTTGGAATTTCTGAATAATGGTATTCTTCTCGGGCTTAATATTTTGAATGAATTTCAAAATAAGCTCATGCTCATCACGACCTTGATGTTTTGCATACTGAAAGCGTAAAGGTAAAATAGTATTTATGATGAGCAAATCAATAAAAGATTTGCTCAATTTCTTACTTCGCTTTTTTTGTGACTTTCCAAAATTAAAATGTGTATCCCAATACGGAGAGGCCTGTATTTCGAAGAGTTTATAAATCTGTTCAAGGGTTTCTGCCGTCATCACTAATTGAAATAATTGCGGTTGTTTATGATACAACTGAGCAATTTGAGCTAATCGAATGGTTGGAAAATTTGCTGGACGTAATCCGTAGAATTGAAGTGGTAATGTCAGTTCTTTAGAAAGACTAAACTTCTGCTTCAAGTAGTCAAACTCGGCTTGTAGTTGCAATGGGTAAGAATCTATAGTTTCTTGAGGCAATAATTCTCCCATTCCCATGAATAATGCCTCTAGCCGAAAAGGCTCTTGTGCATTTTTACGTACGATACTATAATCTATCTGCTGTGCCAGTGACTCAAATGCTGCTGCATTTACTTTTGTACCAAAACTGCGCATCAACTGTATAAACAAAACAGCCTCCCAATCGCCATTTGACATTTTGAGAACTTGTTCTATTACTGTAGTTTTTCTATCAAGTCGTTCAAAATATAAACGTTCTAACCAACTATCAACTACACGAGATGGTATTGTCGCAAAATCATTCTCGCAATTAATCCATTTTTGGGACTGATTTGCAAACAATTCTTTATAATTCTGTAGTGCGTCTTGAGAAACATACTCTTGCAAATTAAGTGTAGGAATTGGTGTCTTATCTTTTCTATAAATGTCAATATCATGCTCCCAGACCACATGTAAGATAACGTTATCATAAGATGGGTCATTCTCGTGACCATGTGCATACCAATCTGAAGACTTAAGGTGAATCTCTACATTACCTGCCCATTTTTGAGCGCCTATTTGTAGGCTTGCATTAAAAAAGTCTGGACCCGCTAGATTATTGTGTTGACCGACAGAGACTAAATGAATAGACTCATTTGAGGTAGTTTTTGCTTTCGCGAAAGCGAACTTTTTATACTTCCATAAATAGTGTAAAAAATCTTCTTTCATAAATAGTT from Dokdonia sp. Hel_I_53 carries:
- a CDS encoding peptide chain release factor 3, with amino-acid sequence MNVKKEIARRRTFGIVSHPDAGKTTLTEKLLLFGGAIQEAGAVKSNKIKKGATSDFMEIERQRGISVATSVLAFEYNGIKINILDTPGHKDFAEDTFRTLTAVDSVIVVIDVAKGVEEQTEKLVEVCRMRNIPMIVFVNKLDREGKDAFELLDEIEEKLHLKVTPLSFPIGMGYDFKGIYNIWEKNVNIFSGDSRKNIEETVEISDLSDSVLDELVGDKAADTLREEVELVQGVYPAFDNQAYLDGKLQPVFFGSALNNFGVRELLDCFVKIAPTPRPKKSEERLVHPDEKDFSGFVFKIHANMDPKHRDRLAFIKIVSGVFERNKPYLHVRNKKNLKFSSPNAFFAERKEIVDISYPGDIVGLHDTGNFKIGDTLTSGEELHYKGIPAFSPEHFRYINNADPMKSKQLAKGIDQLMDEGVAQLFTLELNGRKVIGTVGALQYEVIQYRLEHEYGAKCTYEPLSVTKACWVEPEDPKSEEFKEFLRVKQRFMAKDKRGQLVFLADSPFTLQMTQQKYPSIKMHFVSEFKD
- a CDS encoding DUF2851 family protein; this translates as MSDQSVSELFMKEDFLHYLWKYKKFAFAKAKTTSNESIHLVSVGQHNNLAGPDFFNASLQIGAQKWAGNVEIHLKSSDWYAHGHENDPSYDNVILHVVWEHDIDIYRKDKTPIPTLNLQEYVSQDALQNYKELFANQSQKWINCENDFATIPSRVVDSWLERLYFERLDRKTTVIEQVLKMSNGDWEAVLFIQLMRSFGTKVNAAAFESLAQQIDYSIVRKNAQEPFRLEALFMGMGELLPQETIDSYPLQLQAEFDYLKQKFSLSKELTLPLQFYGLRPANFPTIRLAQIAQLYHKQPQLFQLVMTAETLEQIYKLFEIQASPYWDTHFNFGKSQKKRSKKLSKSFIDLLIINTILPLRFQYAKHQGRDEHELILKFIQNIKPEKNTIIQKFQTLGNKADHAQDSQSLIELKTQYCDPNHCLSCGIGNYLISN